Genomic segment of Benincasa hispida cultivar B227 chromosome 1, ASM972705v1, whole genome shotgun sequence:
GAAGGGATCATGTTTTCCTTCAAAAAGTTCTAGCTGTGTGTTTCCGCAACACAAGAAAATGACCATCTTGAAACCCTGTAAATCCTCTAATGTTGAAGCAAGCATGGTTGCGGGGAAACCATCATCTTCTGTATCTGTCACTGTTCCGGAAATTGGAGGTGAAATATTATCAACTCCATTCACCAATGTTATGATTTGTTTGAAAGAAATTTGACGTATCTGCTTGACCCTTGTTAATAGAATGGCTCGAAAACTTGACTCTTTCCTTGGAGGAAAAAAGTATACtatatttcttttgtttcctaATCTTAGATTAGCCAAGTTGGTTCTTATGAATGATAAGAATTTAAGTTTGGTTGAGTGGGAgaatttaacttaatttaactttattttCGTCATGCAGGTGTAAGCCAGTTTGTAGACCACGCCTTGAGTGAAATAGATCCCGAAGTTCGAAGtattattaataaagaaaagCAGAGACAGTTTAAAAGCCTTGAACTTATTGCCTCAGAGAATTTTACTTCTCGGGCAGTTATGGAGGCAGTAGGATCTTGTCTCACAAACAAATATTCAGAAGGATTACCTGGAAAAAGGTAACATTTCTTCATTTGAAGTACTATGGATGTGAATTCCAATTCTTTTTGGGAaggttttgagatttttttgtCGTTGAGAGGATTATGCAAATTAAGGGCGTGTTTGGATTAactttttcaagtgtttaattttgaaaatgtcattttggaaaaaattaaagTGTTTGGCAACtacttaaaatagcttttgaagtgtattttaactaaattttatcaaaagagtttaaataaaaatgaattttttcaaaaacaattttttctctagtcaatccaaaTATGTCCTAAGATTTTTTATCCTGCATCTCAGGTACTATGGTGGTAATGAACATATCGATGAGCTTGAAACACTCTGTCAACAAAGGGCTCTAGCAGCATTTCATTTGGACAATAACAAGTGGGGTGTAAATGTTCAACCATTATCTGGTTCACCTGCTAACTTTGAGGTTTATACTGCAATTCTTAATCCACATGATCGGATCATGGTGAGTAGCCTTATGATTACTTCTTTAATCACCGTGTTAATATAGACAATTGTTAATGCTAATGATATTGTTAAATGACTTTAGGGTTTGGACTTGCCTCATGGAGGACATTTGTCTCATGGGTTTATGACACCAAAAAGGCGGGTGTCAGGCACATCAATTTATTTTGAATCTATGCCTTATCGTCTTGATGAGACTACAGGTACTTCCCATGTGTGGTACAGGTTTTTTTATGGTCTCTTCCATGGTTTTTGCATTCTAATTTAGGAGCAAACTCTTGCAGGCATTGTAGATTATGACATGCTTGAAAAAACTGCTAACTTGTTTCGACCAAAGCTGATTATTGCTGGTGCTAGTGCTTATCCACGAGATTTCGACTATCCTCGCATGAGAAAAGTGAGGATTTACCTAAATCTAATGCTGTTCGTCATTTTACATCGAGTGGCTCTGTTTAGAAAAAACATTAATGAATGACTGACTTGATTTAATATGGGTAGATTGCCGATGCTGTTGGTGCTTTTCTCATGATGGATATGGCTCACATAAGTGGGCTTGTTGCTGCTTCTGTTGTTGCTGATCCTTTTGAATACTGTGATATCGTGACCACAACGACACACAAGGTATAGTATAGATTTTGCTCATGGATGCTTCCTTTTAAGCACGTGCTTTCCTCTAAATTCATTTCGTCTTTTAAGATATGAAATTAGTATATTTGAGAGCCAAACTTAAAAGGGGAACATCCTATCGGCCGAGGCAGAGAAAACTAATACCAAAAAAATAATCCAAGTTGATATTAACATTAAGAAAAATACCATGATTACAAAAGAAAGTCTCATTGTGAATGACACTTGTACAGGAGTTCAAGAAAAGTTGAGAGTTATTGAACCCTTTGGTTTCTTTGTAACTATAAAACACACAAGAGTTCTAATCTCACACTTCCAAAACACTGTCTCTTTGTCGTTCAGCCACCAGCCCAAGAAAGCTTCAGGAAGCCAAATATATGACTTTTCtggaaattgttttaaaa
This window contains:
- the LOC120070194 gene encoding serine hydroxymethyltransferase 3, chloroplastic is translated as MQATSGAAVMGSLQVAVCAKGSCFPSKSSSCVFPQHKKMTILKPCKSSNVEASMVAGKPSSSVSVTVPEIGGVSQFVDHALSEIDPEVRSIINKEKQRQFKSLELIASENFTSRAVMEAVGSCLTNKYSEGLPGKRYYGGNEHIDELETLCQQRALAAFHLDNNKWGVNVQPLSGSPANFEVYTAILNPHDRIMGLDLPHGGHLSHGFMTPKRRVSGTSIYFESMPYRLDETTGIVDYDMLEKTANLFRPKLIIAGASAYPRDFDYPRMRKIADAVGAFLMMDMAHISGLVAASVVADPFEYCDIVTTTTHKSLRGPRGGMIFFKKEPVLGVDLESAINNAVFPGLQGGPHNHTIGGLAVCLKHAQSPEFKVYQNKVISNCRALASRLVKLGYKLVSGGSDNHLVLVDLRPLGIDGARVEKILDMASITLNKNSVPGDKSALVPGGIRIGSPAMTTRGFTEKEFVAVADFIHEGVKITLDAKPLAPGSKLQDFLKFVTTSDFPLIDRVSDLRARVEALTTQFPMPGL